The Tepidibacillus fermentans genome includes a region encoding these proteins:
- a CDS encoding 5' nucleotidase, NT5C type yields MRIGVDIDGTIKQTQKAAIQLYNEELNMDVKEDEVTTFYLDEPYGLSGEEGRKLWRKLESKIYTIGIPLEGAPEALQQLKKEGHEIFFITARPNFKRIRDITEEWLQKHGFPFDGTNLYMNIHDKGKIAKDLRIDLFFEDDPEHLDRLLAANIHTVIVDARYNQHYNQAIPRIKDWTEGLEYIETFAEKNQ; encoded by the coding sequence ATGCGGATTGGCGTTGATATTGATGGCACGATTAAACAGACACAAAAAGCTGCCATTCAGTTATATAATGAGGAATTAAATATGGATGTAAAAGAGGACGAAGTCACCACTTTTTATCTTGATGAACCGTATGGATTAAGTGGTGAAGAAGGACGAAAATTATGGCGAAAATTAGAGAGTAAGATCTATACAATCGGAATCCCGTTGGAGGGAGCTCCGGAAGCATTGCAACAATTAAAAAAAGAGGGTCATGAAATTTTTTTCATTACAGCAAGACCTAATTTCAAAAGAATAAGGGACATTACAGAAGAATGGCTTCAAAAACATGGATTTCCTTTTGATGGAACCAATTTGTATATGAATATCCATGATAAAGGGAAGATTGCCAAAGATTTAAGGATTGATCTCTTTTTTGAAGATGATCCCGAACATTTAGATCGGCTTTTAGCTGCGAATATTCATACCGTTATTGTTGATGCAAGGTATAATCAACATTATAACCAAGCAATCCCTCGAATTAAGGATTGGACTGAGGGATTAGAATACATTGAAACATTTGCTGAAAAAAATCAATAA
- the ltaE gene encoding low-specificity L-threonine aldolase has protein sequence MIDLRSDTVTKPTEEMRKAMYEAEVGDDVYREDPTVRQLEELAAEKLGKEAALFVTSGTQGNQVAVLTHGKAGDEIILEADSHIFYYEGGAAAALAGVQTRIIPGIKGQMPIDKIREAIRDDRDIHLPHTAMIGLENTHNRAGGVILPPQYMKEVYQVAQEKGVAVHLDGARLFNAAVALEVDVKEFTQYVDTVQVCFSKGLSAPVGSVLAGPKDFIEVARKWRKRLGGGMRQAGIMAAPGIVALTQMVDRLAEDHRRAKELAVALQEIKGIQIELESVQTNIVLIDVKDTGMTAHQFLEELKNCQILGSAFGEYLIRLTTHRHITDQDISDTIDAFYQISKKRSQA, from the coding sequence ATGATTGATCTACGAAGTGATACAGTGACAAAACCTACCGAAGAAATGAGAAAAGCAATGTATGAAGCAGAAGTTGGAGATGATGTCTATCGTGAAGATCCTACGGTAAGGCAATTGGAAGAATTAGCGGCTGAGAAATTAGGAAAAGAAGCGGCACTTTTTGTCACTAGTGGTACACAAGGAAACCAAGTTGCTGTTTTAACACATGGGAAAGCCGGGGATGAGATTATTTTAGAAGCAGATTCTCACATTTTTTATTATGAAGGAGGAGCAGCTGCTGCTTTAGCAGGAGTGCAAACGCGGATTATTCCTGGAATAAAAGGACAAATGCCAATTGATAAAATCCGTGAAGCGATTCGCGATGATCGCGATATTCATTTACCCCATACGGCGATGATTGGCTTAGAAAATACCCATAACCGTGCAGGCGGGGTAATCCTGCCACCGCAATATATGAAAGAAGTTTATCAAGTGGCGCAAGAAAAAGGAGTTGCAGTGCATTTAGATGGGGCTCGATTGTTTAATGCCGCTGTGGCGTTAGAAGTGGATGTAAAGGAATTCACACAATATGTGGATACAGTTCAGGTTTGCTTTTCCAAAGGATTAAGTGCCCCAGTTGGATCTGTTCTTGCTGGACCAAAGGATTTTATTGAAGTGGCAAGAAAATGGCGAAAACGGTTAGGTGGAGGTATGAGACAAGCGGGTATAATGGCAGCACCAGGAATTGTTGCCTTAACGCAAATGGTCGATCGCCTTGCAGAAGACCATCGTAGGGCAAAAGAGTTAGCAGTCGCTTTACAAGAGATTAAGGGAATTCAAATTGAACTTGAGTCGGTCCAAACCAATATTGTTTTAATTGATGTCAAAGATACAGGTATGACTGCTCATCAATTTTTAGAGGAGTTAAAGAATTGTCAAATTCTAGGAAGCGCCTTTGGTGAATATTTGATTCGCTTAACCACTCACCGTCATATTACGGATCAGGATATTTCGGATACGATTGATGCCTTTTATCAGATTAGCAAAAAAAGAAGTCAAGCATAA
- a CDS encoding replication-associated recombination protein A yields the protein MRSSMFDLFSDTAKQFAPLADRFRPRNLDEYIGQQHIIGKGKLLRRAIEADRLTSIILYGPPGTGKTSLAYVISQVTKSEFVRLNAVSTGVKEVREVIEKAAERLKLYGQRTILFLDEIHRFNKSQQDALLPSVEKGEIILIGATTENPFFEVNSALLSRSLLFRLEPLTYEEMKTALRTALEDRERGLGEYHVVMDEDALEHLITTANGDLRKALNALELAVTTTEPDLSEIIHVTKQVAEESIQQPAMRYDTADQRYDMMSALIKSIRGSATDAALYWFARMLEAGEDPKLIVRRLIVHASEDIGMANPAALEQAIATFHALEAVGLPEARINIAQCVIFLAESPKSNSVIRAIDSALSDVRAGKLGQVPKHLRDTHYKGAKQLGHGIGYKYPHDYPNHYVEQQYLPDELTGRRYYYPSDQGMEMKLQQRKRD from the coding sequence GTGAGATCATCAATGTTTGATTTGTTTTCGGATACAGCAAAACAATTTGCACCATTAGCCGATCGGTTTCGTCCAAGAAATCTCGATGAGTATATTGGGCAACAACATATCATTGGCAAAGGAAAACTATTAAGAAGAGCGATCGAAGCAGATCGCTTAACTTCCATAATCCTTTATGGTCCGCCGGGTACGGGAAAAACGAGTTTAGCATATGTCATTAGTCAGGTGACAAAAAGCGAATTCGTTCGTTTAAATGCGGTAAGTACTGGGGTAAAAGAAGTTCGCGAAGTGATAGAAAAAGCCGCTGAACGATTAAAGTTGTATGGACAAAGAACGATACTTTTCTTAGATGAGATTCATCGTTTTAATAAGTCACAACAAGATGCATTGTTACCTTCGGTGGAAAAAGGGGAAATTATTTTAATTGGTGCAACAACGGAGAATCCTTTTTTTGAAGTAAACTCTGCATTATTATCACGAAGCCTTCTCTTTCGCTTAGAACCTCTAACTTACGAAGAAATGAAAACGGCTTTACGAACAGCTTTAGAAGATCGGGAAAGAGGATTAGGGGAATATCATGTTGTTATGGATGAAGATGCACTGGAACATTTAATCACAACCGCTAATGGAGATTTACGCAAAGCATTGAACGCTTTAGAGTTAGCAGTAACCACAACGGAACCTGACCTGTCGGAAATCATTCATGTTACGAAACAAGTAGCAGAAGAGTCGATTCAACAACCGGCCATGAGATATGATACTGCTGATCAACGGTACGATATGATGAGCGCGTTAATCAAATCGATCCGGGGAAGTGCCACTGATGCGGCTCTTTATTGGTTCGCCCGGATGTTAGAAGCAGGAGAAGATCCGAAACTGATTGTTCGAAGATTAATTGTTCATGCATCTGAGGATATTGGTATGGCCAACCCTGCCGCTTTAGAACAAGCAATTGCAACTTTTCATGCTTTGGAAGCTGTTGGTCTTCCTGAAGCTCGCATTAATATCGCACAATGTGTCATTTTTTTAGCTGAAAGTCCGAAGTCAAATTCGGTGATTCGTGCCATTGACTCTGCGTTAAGTGATGTTCGCGCTGGAAAATTAGGCCAAGTTCCAAAACATTTGCGAGATACTCATTATAAAGGAGCCAAGCAGCTTGGTCATGGAATAGGATATAAATATCCCCACGATTATCCGAATCATTATGTCGAGCAACAGTATTTACCAGACGAATTAACGGGAAGAAGATATTATTACCCAAGTGATCAAGGAATGGAAATGAAATTACAGCAGCGAAAAAGGGATTAG
- a CDS encoding extracellular solute-binding protein — MKKFFSIFLSIMILAVFSLGCSLDGDQKQIVSETKPKKLVVWDEIGKTAGIEPALNRFEQQYGIKVEVKEVDITKMLELLYQEGLAGNAADVITMPHTQLGQAVTRGLVMPIKVDKALVSQFNESAINALTYKGVLFGLPRSIETPIFIYNKKLMAQAPITFDELYTFSKEFTKYGYYGFLAPWDNYYFAHGIISGFGGYVFGEKEGIPSPKDLGLNNQGAVQGLEYIQKWYAEGLFPKEIIGESGTQTMDGLFTAGKVAAVMNDPRAIQTYKNATIDIGIAPMPSLPNGKPVKTFLNVKGWFVTPYSKNQGWATKLIEWLTNPENAKIHFEKTGEIPPLKQLISDPMIVNNEEAKAILLQSQNADPIPNLPEMAEVWNPMTKALQLTVTNRLEPQKALDEAVNAIIQRIQANQGK, encoded by the coding sequence ATGAAAAAGTTTTTTTCTATTTTCCTATCGATAATGATTCTCGCTGTCTTTTCTTTAGGGTGTAGTTTAGATGGAGATCAAAAGCAAATAGTTTCTGAAACAAAACCTAAAAAATTAGTGGTTTGGGATGAGATTGGTAAAACAGCCGGGATCGAACCCGCGTTAAATCGTTTTGAGCAGCAATATGGAATCAAAGTTGAGGTTAAAGAAGTAGACATCACAAAGATGCTAGAACTACTCTATCAAGAGGGGCTTGCAGGTAATGCAGCCGATGTGATTACCATGCCACATACCCAATTGGGGCAAGCCGTGACACGAGGTTTAGTCATGCCAATAAAAGTAGACAAAGCGCTCGTAAGCCAATTTAATGAATCAGCGATCAATGCTTTAACTTATAAAGGAGTACTTTTTGGTTTGCCGCGATCGATTGAAACACCAATCTTTATTTATAACAAGAAACTAATGGCTCAAGCTCCCATAACTTTTGATGAGCTATATACTTTTTCGAAAGAATTCACAAAATATGGTTATTATGGTTTTTTAGCCCCTTGGGATAACTATTATTTTGCACATGGAATCATCAGTGGATTTGGTGGTTATGTTTTTGGCGAAAAAGAAGGAATTCCTTCACCAAAAGATCTTGGGTTAAATAACCAAGGAGCTGTTCAAGGTTTGGAGTATATTCAAAAGTGGTACGCTGAAGGGTTATTTCCCAAAGAGATCATTGGGGAATCGGGAACACAGACGATGGATGGTTTGTTTACTGCAGGAAAGGTTGCCGCTGTGATGAACGATCCTCGTGCGATCCAAACCTATAAGAATGCAACCATTGATATTGGTATTGCCCCTATGCCGTCTCTTCCCAATGGAAAACCAGTGAAAACGTTTTTGAATGTAAAAGGATGGTTTGTTACACCATATTCTAAAAACCAAGGTTGGGCAACCAAATTAATAGAGTGGTTAACGAATCCAGAAAATGCGAAAATTCATTTCGAAAAGACAGGAGAAATTCCACCTTTAAAACAACTCATCAGTGATCCAATGATCGTAAATAATGAAGAAGCAAAAGCAATTCTTCTTCAATCCCAAAACGCAGATCCAATACCAAATCTTCCAGAAATGGCGGAGGTATGGAATCCAATGACAAAGGCTTTACAATTAACGGTTACTAACAGATTGGAACCCCAGAAAGCCTTAGATGAAGCAGTAAATGCTATTATACAACGAATTCAAGCAAATCAAGGGAAATAA